The following coding sequences lie in one Calidithermus timidus DSM 17022 genomic window:
- a CDS encoding Fur family transcriptional regulator: MERSTRQRQAIREALRKANRPLSPGEILEHARQQVPGLGIATVYRTINALVEEGSVVAVELPGEVARYEMAGKGHHHHFHCTSCGRVFELMGCPGDLSWLAPPGFRAERHEIVLYGSCPNCPGA; the protein is encoded by the coding sequence ATGGAGCGCTCCACACGGCAGCGGCAGGCCATTCGCGAGGCCCTGCGGAAAGCCAACCGACCCCTCTCCCCAGGAGAGATCCTCGAGCACGCCCGCCAGCAGGTTCCAGGCCTGGGCATTGCCACCGTCTACCGCACCATCAACGCCCTGGTAGAGGAGGGCAGCGTGGTGGCGGTGGAGCTGCCCGGCGAGGTCGCCCGCTACGAGATGGCGGGCAAGGGTCACCACCACCACTTTCACTGCACCTCCTGTGGCAGGGTCTTCGAGCTGATGGGCTGCCCCGGCGACCTATCTTGGCTGGCCCCGCCGGGTTTCCGCGCTGAAAGGCACGAGATCGTGCTCTACGGAAGCTGCCCCAACTGCCCTGGCGCTTGA
- a CDS encoding metal ABC transporter substrate-binding protein — translation MRTVQFTLMLAAIGFGIASAQVKVAATTGFIADMVKNVGGSRVHTIQVVPGNSDPHSFEPKPSVVREIARAGVLFANGLGLEPFLEKLQAQLPGGARVVELAEGMSNLIKAREHAGDEQEAEAHAHGAYDPHLWLDPTYGVRYVEKIRDALSQLDPAGKATYAANASRYVAEIKKADAEVLACLEPIPPSRRKLVSQHEALGYFLRRYRITSVGSIADFAGQERGPQRFAKLAQEMKKQGVKVVFAEPQFPQAEARALAEATGARVKLIYSDAFDASVNTYLKLIRANGKAVCEAFR, via the coding sequence ATGCGCACGGTGCAATTCACGCTCATGCTCGCAGCAATAGGCTTTGGTATCGCCTCGGCCCAGGTCAAGGTGGCAGCTACGACGGGCTTCATCGCCGATATGGTCAAAAACGTCGGCGGCAGCCGGGTCCACACCATCCAGGTGGTGCCGGGCAACAGTGATCCCCATAGCTTCGAGCCCAAACCCTCGGTTGTTCGGGAAATCGCCCGCGCCGGGGTGCTCTTCGCCAACGGGCTGGGACTCGAGCCCTTCCTCGAGAAACTGCAAGCCCAACTCCCTGGGGGGGCCAGGGTGGTCGAACTGGCCGAGGGAATGTCTAATCTGATCAAGGCCAGGGAGCACGCAGGCGATGAGCAAGAGGCCGAAGCGCACGCCCACGGCGCCTACGACCCTCACCTCTGGCTCGACCCGACCTACGGGGTGCGCTACGTGGAGAAGATCCGCGACGCGCTGAGCCAGCTCGACCCGGCGGGCAAAGCCACCTATGCTGCCAATGCCAGCCGTTACGTCGCCGAGATCAAGAAGGCCGACGCCGAGGTGCTGGCCTGCCTCGAGCCCATTCCCCCCTCCAGGCGCAAGCTGGTTTCCCAGCACGAAGCCCTGGGCTACTTTCTGCGCCGCTACCGGATCACCAGCGTGGGGTCCATCGCCGACTTCGCCGGCCAGGAGCGTGGCCCCCAGCGCTTCGCCAAGCTGGCCCAGGAGATGAAGAAGCAAGGCGTGAAGGTGGTCTTCGCCGAACCCCAGTTCCCCCAGGCCGAAGCCAGGGCGCTGGCCGAAGCCACCGGAGCTAGGGTCAAGCTGATCTACTCCGACGCCTTCGACGCCAGCGTCAACACCTACCTGAAGCTCATCCGCGCCAACGGAAAAGCGGTGTGCGAAGCCTTCCGCTGA